The sequence TATGGGCATCGATAGGAGCCGCGGCGAGACAAAAAGTAAGTTTCAAGGGTATAGGAGCAATTGAACCAGAAGAGGGACTAGCGATCTTAGAAAAACTAATGTCAGAATCAGTGACACAGGTAGGAGTAATCCCGATAGACTGGTCAGAGTTTCCAGCTATATCCCCCTTTTTTGCCGATTTTAGTAGAAAAAGCTCTCAACACAAATTTGATCTTCTTGAACAACTCAAGTCCAAACGTCCTCATGAGCGTCAAGCATTCTTAGTCGCATACCTACAAACAGAAATCAGCAAAGTCTTAGGATTGCCTACCGGACAATATCCCCATCCAGAGCAGGGATTTTTTGAGCTGGGGATGGATTCTCTAATGTCTATTGAATTACGAAATCGTTTAGAAGCTAACTTGGGTCAAGGGATTCCTGCAACAGCAATTTTTCAATATCCGACAATTAAAGCATTAGCTCAGTATATAATTGAAAAGAATTATCAACTAGAAGCAACATCAGTGAAGCCGCAAGTACCAACTGAAATAAAAGATTCTCTGATTAGAGAACTCGAAGAACTA is a genomic window of Gloeocapsa sp. PCC 73106 containing:
- a CDS encoding acyl carrier protein, whose product is WASIGAAARQKVSFKGIGAIEPEEGLAILEKLMSESVTQVGVIPIDWSEFPAISPFFADFSRKSSQHKFDLLEQLKSKRPHERQAFLVAYLQTEISKVLGLPTGQYPHPEQGFFELGMDSLMSIELRNRLEANLGQGIPATAIFQYPTIKALAQYIIEKNYQLEATSVKPQVPTEIKDSLIRELEELEALLGGEP